The Radiobacillus deserti genomic interval GAAGGTGTAAAAGTGAAATCGATTCCAAATACGATTGGGGAGGGATTCTTCGTGAGATTAAAAGATAAAGTAGCGGTTGTAACAGGTGCAGCTTCTGGTATGGGAAAAGAAATTGCGAAGCTATATGCCGTGGAAGGCGCAAAGGTAGTGTTGGCTGATTTAAACATAGAAGGCGTAGAAAAAGTAGTAGAAGAGATTACAATAAATGGTGGAACAGCTACAGGAGTAAAAGTGAATGTGGCGGAACTAGCAGATGTTGAAAACATGATTGATACTGCAGTCAATGAGTATGGCACGTTAGATATTCTCGTAAATAATGCAGGGATTATGGACGGGTTTGAACCAGTTGGCGATATTACGGATGAAAAATGGGACTTGCTTTTTGATATCAACACGAAAGGGGTCATGCGTGCAATGCGTAAAGCAATCCCTGTCTTTCTTGAAAAAGAGAGCGGTGTAATTATTAATACAGCATCTACTGGTGGGTTCAGTGGTGCGCATGCTGGTGCTACATACGGCGCTTCTAAGCATGCTGTAATCGGACTTACGAAAAATACTGGCTTCATGTATGCGCAAAAAGGAATTCGTTGTAACGCGATTGCTCCAGGTTCAGTTGCAACCAATATTAGTTCTAGCATGAAGAATGTTAATGAGTTTGGAATGAGTCGAGCTGGACTAACCCATCAAGTGTCTCCGCGTGTTGGACAACCGGATGAAATTGCAAAGGCAGCGCTATTCTTGGCATCAGATGAATCTAGCTTTGTGAATGGAACAGTTTTAACTGTCGATGGTGGATGGACAGCTGCATTTTAGTAAAGTGTATGTTCAGAGCCCCTCTTTTAAGAGGGTTTTTTTTATGGGCGAAAAAAATTCAAAAAAAATAAGCTAAAGAACTACTGATATGACAACTTTGAAAACAATGACGAAAAATGTCAAGATAAATATTTGCCAAAAGTTACTTGATTTTTTTTACTAGAATAGTAGAATAATTAACACAATATGTTGTTGTAAATGTTAGTTTAAATACTGTATATAGTGTCCGTGTTAGAAAGATGCCTGAGGCTTAAAAGGGAATCTGGTAGAAAGCCAGAACTGCCCCCGCAACTGTATGTGGGACAAAATGAGAAAACCACTGTATAGGTTCGATACGGGAAGGACTCAGAGTAGAACAAACCACAAGTCAGGAACCTGTCTTTTTAACGTAGTTTTACTTCTTCGGGGATTGAGAAGATAAAACGAGGGGATAAGGAAGATGCTATGTCTTTTTTCCTTCGTTTTATCCGCCAACTGATAAGGATGGCGGTTTTTTGATGCTACTAATTCGTGTTTGGACTAAGACAGAGTAAAAAAGGAAAAGGGAGTTGGGAACGTGACAGTAGTGACGAAGGATCGAAAGTCGTACATCCAAAAGACAGATTTCAGTAATGATAGATTTAATAGATTTGTGGATGAAATTGTCGAAGCTTCTAAAAAGGATTTTGAAGAGGGAGCTATTCAAGAACTAAAACAAAAAATTATCGAACAAGTAAAAGGGCGCGAGGAAATCGAAGCGGAGCGACTTTTTGATCTCATTATCCGCGAATCTAACGACCTCATAACGAAGGAAACACCTTATTATACATACTTATCCGCATCTGCGTTATTACGAAAAATTTATAAGCGAGCATCCAAAGAACGAGGCTTTGATTACCGCAATGGATACGGCGATTATGCGTCTCTCGTTCGTCTAATGACGGAAAATGGTCTGTATTCGGAGGAGCTCATTGAAGCATATACAGAGTCGGAATTGAAGCAAGCAGGGGAGTGGATTGATAGAAATAAAGATAAGTTATTCTCATTCCCAGGCTTGTTTTTACTAGACAAAAATTATCTAGTTAAAGGCTATAATGGAGAGCAATTAGAGCTTCCTCAGGAACGTTTTTTGACAACGGCTTTATACCTCATGAAGGATGAACCGAAGTCCACAAGAATGGAGTTTGCGAAAGAAGCCTATTGGGCGCTGTCTAATCATTTTATCGGGCTTGCAACTCCTACGTTAATGAATAGTGGGAAGCCTTTAGGTACGTTATCCTCTTGTCATATTTTGACGATGGGTGACAGCTTGAAATCAATCATGGATGTCATTAAAGATGTTTCCACGTTCAGCCAAAACGGAGCAGGTATTGGTGTCTACATGGGATACTTACGTGCGGATGGAAGCTGGATTCGTGGGTTTAAAGGTCGATCCACTGGTGTCGTTCACCCAGCGCGACTGTTAAGCAACATTTCGGAATATGTGAACCAGCTTGGTGCACGTAAGGGTGGGGTATCTGTTTACCTACCACTATGGCACTCTGATATTTTTGATTTCTTAGATCTACGCTTAAAAACAGGATCTCAAGAAAGAAGAGCGCATTCGATCTTCACTGCTGTTTGTATTCCGGATGAGTTCATGCGTCGTTTGAAGAATAGGGAATCTTGGACCATTGTCGATCCTTATGAAGTAAGCAAAAAACTCGGAATCGATTTAAACCGTTTGTATGATAAGAAAAAACTAAAAGATGGCGAAGAGCCAAATGAACAGGATCATGCATTCACATACAACTATCGAAAAATAGAAAAAGCGGACCTAGAGTTAAAGAAAGTTGTGCAAGCAAAGGATATTTACGCAAGTATTTATACAGCAAGAAAAACAGGTGGAACACCATTCTTGTACTACAGTGATACCGCATCCAGAATGAATCCGAATTCTCATAAAGGGAATCCAAAAGGAAGTAATCTTTGTACGGAAATTATTCAGAATATGGATTTCGATAAGTTCGAAGCAGATGAGCTTAAAGAAGGTGGCGTAGTTATCCAAACAAAAACAGGGGACGGCTTAGTAACGTGTAATCTAAATTCTCTCGTTCTTCCTAACGTGTTTGGAGAACAAGAACAAGATTTACAACGAATTACGGACATCCAAATTAGAATGCTAGATAACGTTATTTCCTTGAACCGTACGCCTGTTCAACAAGCTACTTATACCAACAATCAATACCGTGCAGTTGGTGCTGGTGCAATGGGGCTAGCAACACTTATCGCAGAA includes:
- a CDS encoding SDR family oxidoreductase, whose protein sequence is MRLKDKVAVVTGAASGMGKEIAKLYAVEGAKVVLADLNIEGVEKVVEEITINGGTATGVKVNVAELADVENMIDTAVNEYGTLDILVNNAGIMDGFEPVGDITDEKWDLLFDINTKGVMRAMRKAIPVFLEKESGVIINTASTGGFSGAHAGATYGASKHAVIGLTKNTGFMYAQKGIRCNAIAPGSVATNISSSMKNVNEFGMSRAGLTHQVSPRVGQPDEIAKAALFLASDESSFVNGTVLTVDGGWTAAF
- a CDS encoding ribonucleoside-diphosphate reductase subunit alpha, with amino-acid sequence MTVVTKDRKSYIQKTDFSNDRFNRFVDEIVEASKKDFEEGAIQELKQKIIEQVKGREEIEAERLFDLIIRESNDLITKETPYYTYLSASALLRKIYKRASKERGFDYRNGYGDYASLVRLMTENGLYSEELIEAYTESELKQAGEWIDRNKDKLFSFPGLFLLDKNYLVKGYNGEQLELPQERFLTTALYLMKDEPKSTRMEFAKEAYWALSNHFIGLATPTLMNSGKPLGTLSSCHILTMGDSLKSIMDVIKDVSTFSQNGAGIGVYMGYLRADGSWIRGFKGRSTGVVHPARLLSNISEYVNQLGARKGGVSVYLPLWHSDIFDFLDLRLKTGSQERRAHSIFTAVCIPDEFMRRLKNRESWTIVDPYEVSKKLGIDLNRLYDKKKLKDGEEPNEQDHAFTYNYRKIEKADLELKKVVQAKDIYASIYTARKTGGTPFLYYSDTASRMNPNSHKGNPKGSNLCTEIIQNMDFDKFEADELKEGGVVIQTKTGDGLVTCNLNSLVLPNVFGEQEQDLQRITDIQIRMLDNVISLNRTPVQQATYTNNQYRAVGAGAMGLATLIAEKQIQWDSEEASEFADEIFEKYAFSLITSSHKLAVEKGAYPLFEGSEWETGEYFDKRGYNSPEWVELKEKIAKDGVRNSYMMAVAPTGSNSVIMGGVSPSCDPLYEVIYQEEKAGMNVTMIPPNYSPSTMWFYKSAFEMDEMWSINVISSVQRHVDQGISHNMHIHKSIKASEMLRLDLGAWQKGLKTIYYTYTDTNAIDRSEGCIFCEA